One part of the Salmo salar chromosome ssa28, Ssal_v3.1, whole genome shotgun sequence genome encodes these proteins:
- the LOC106589817 gene encoding angiopoietin-2 has product MFYVGLLVLSGCLALGAGYRKTTDTTAVKRQYQIQNGPCSYTFLLPEQGNCRTPSSTYTNLVQKDDPAEYDESAQRLEQLENIMENNTQWLLKLENYIQESMKQEMAQIQQNAVHNHTAAMIEIGANLLSQTTEQTRKLTNVEAQVINNTTRLERQLLENFLSTNKLEKQLIFQINEISKLNDKNSYLEKRVGEMEVQMQVELEQLKEKKEQLSTLVLRQTAIIEELEKQLLRATTNSSALQRQQQELLETVNNLIYTISIPAVNKPTMMQDTPTTYPDCAALYKSGNTDSGVYSLALPNTTQEIKAYCDMEMVGGGWTVLQKRFDGRVDFHRTWKEYKMGFGNPSGEYWLGNEFVSILTNQQPYVLRIQMMDWEENSGFSLYDQFSLGSEAENYRIHLKGYSGTAGKISSLGQPGSDFSTKDADNDRCVCKCSQLTTGGWWFDACGPSNLNGIFFQHGQNSNRFNGIKWYYWKGSGYSLKSTTMMIRPVDF; this is encoded by the exons ATGTTTTATGTGGGCTTACTGGTCTTGAGTGGCTGCTTGGCCCTGGGGGCCGGCTACAGGAAAACTACAGACACGACAGCTGTTAAGAGACAGTACCAGATCCAGAACGGCCCGTGCAGCTACACCTTTCTGCTGCCTGAGCAGGGCAACTGCAGGACCCCGAGCAGCACCTACACCAACCTGGTCCAGAAGGACGATCCGGCAGAGTATGATGAGTCTGCCCAGAGGCTGGAGCAGCTGGAGAACATCATGGAGAACAACACGCAGTGGCTCCTCAAG CTGGAGAACTATATCCAGGAAAGCATGAAGCAGGAGATGGCCCAGATCCAGCAGAATGCTGTCCACAACCACACGGCAGCCATGATAGAGATTGGGGCTAACTTGCTGAGTCAGACCACTGAGCAAACACGGAAACTGACCAACGTAGAGGCACAG GTAATAAATAATACAACTCGGCTCGAACGTCAGCTTCTTGAGAACTTTCTGTCAACGAATAAGTTGGAAAAACAGCTCATTTTCCAAATAAATGAAATAAGCAAGCTGAATGACAAAAACAG CTACCtggagaagagggtgggggagatGGAGGTGCAGATGCAGGTGGAGCTGGAGCAgctgaaggagaagaaggagcagCTCTCTACACTGGTACTGAGACAGACTGCCATCATCGAGGAGCTGGAGAAACAGCTGCTCCGGGCCACCACCAACAGCTCTGCCCTGCAGCGGCAGCAACAGGAGCTACTGGAGACCGTCAACAACCTAATCTACACCATCTCCATCCCTGCAG TGAACAAGCCTACCATGATGCAGGATACACCGACCACATACCCAGACTGTGCTGCGCTCTACAAGTCGGGGAACACAGACAGTGGAGTCTACTCACTGGCCCTTCCCAACACTACACAGGAGATTAAG GCTTACTGTGACATGGAGATGGTGGGGGGTGGATGGACAGTACTACAAAAACGATTTGATGGCCGTGTTGACTTTCACCGTACGTGGAAAGAGTACAAAATG GGCTTTGGAAACCCTTCAGGTGAATACTGGTTGGGAAATGAGTTTGTTTCGATACTGACCAATCAACAACCATACGTCTTGAGAATACAGATGATGGATTGGGAGGAAAACTCAGGATTCTCACTATATGACCAGTTCTCTCTCGGCAGTGAAGCAGAAAACTACAG GATACACCTTAAAGGCTACAGTGGAACAGCAGGCAAAATTAGTAGCCTTggtcaaccaggaagtgacttcAGCACAAAAGATGCCGACAATGACAGATGTGTTTGCAAATGCTCACAACTGACAACAGGAG GCTGGTGGTTTGACGCCTGCGGCCCCTCTAACTTGAACGGAATATTTTTCCAGCACGGCCAGAACTCTAATCGATTCAATGGAATCAAATGGTACTACTGGAAGGGCTCAGGCTACTCACTGAAGTCTACCACAATGATGATCAGACCAGTAGACTTCTGA